The genomic segment AACAATGTAAGCCCCCACTCATACTGATGTTGATCATGGGATGAGCAATAAATCATTGTTTGGCAAGTAAAAGGGCAATATGACAcgatcaattgcaaaaaaaCGATACCAAATTATGAAATACTCTAtcagaaattttttttaattttatttttatgcccCCTTagacgaagtccggagggggcattaagcgttgcccctttCCTTTCGTTCGTccatccccccacttggtttccacgcaataactcgaaaaatatttaatgtatttaaaaaaaatttggtgtgtaggtagatgacaccaaaatacaggctaagttcgaattcggagtccacaggtcaaaggtcacagctcattaaatatgcgagttggtttccgcatgataacttatgaaatattcaccAGATATTAAAAATGGTTGGTGTctgggtagatgacaccaaaatacggGCTAAGTTTGAAATCTGAGCccacaggtcaaaggtcacagctcatgctGCAAGTAgctgtatttaaaaaatagataaGACAGCAAGACCACATTTCCAATTGACACAATGAAGTGAGGGATTATCCACATCAAATGACCtgactgtcatacatgtatcttctttCAGATATTATTATGGAAAGGGTGAgtctttaggtcaaaggtctaaatttgttcattatatatatatgcatattggtttctgcaagatattaagttcaatcatattgcaGGAATTTCTGATCGTGTTAAGctggggcatctgtgtccttttggaaacacgtcaaatttctagtttttgtctcgcctgcatagcagagggagactataggcgccgcttttttgacggcgatggcggcggcgtcgtcaacattgaaatcttaaccaaggttaagtttttgaaatatcatcataacttagaaagtatatggaactagttcatgaaacttggacataagggtaatcaagtattactaaacatcctgcctgagtttcaggtcacatgaccaaggtcaaaggtcatttagggtcaatgaacttagaccatgttgggggaatcaatatcgaaatcttaaccaaggttaactTTTTCAGATGTCTTCATAACTTCGgcagtatatggacctagttcatgaaacttacacataagggtgatagtgtatcattgaagatcctgcctaagtttcaggtcatatgacaaagtcttgcgcaacttttgagaccaattttgtgtCACCCAGGTAcgtggttctgaaattacgcaacattagataagtgcatgtcagaccagaaATTGCTGGGTCtcggtattttgggagttcatatggccaaTACttattacgcataaattagcataatcacttaatagcaatTCACATGAAacaaattactatacaattttgtagattatgtcccagacaatTCGCGTTCCAATTTTTGGCACGATCAAACTGAAAATCACCCAATGTGACTATCTGTAGGGTTTCTGGTGCCTGGTCACAtttgttacatgtatttctgtgtATATTACATGCAGCctgaatttgttttttatgagggggggggggttaaagtgatttatttatttttgctgaAAAGGGAATCTAACCCAAGTGGAAggcttttaaatttttttttttttaaatcaaatcagAGAAGCAGATTGATGAAATTTGAACAGAAATCAGACAAATGAAAATTGTACAAAGTTTTAatctctacatgtatatctattgAGATTTCAAATTGTCAACATCAATGATGTCATTGTGTAGAATTGGGGGCAATTCCTCTATTTGCTCCAGGTACACAAAATGACAAATAccttttcaaactttcacccaCAGTGATAGTTTATTTTTATAAGGAAATGTAGTAAAAGAAACCCCCAAATTTGtgataagtacatgtatgtacatgacaAGCTGGGGGATTCATAAATGCCGCCTTTCACTTGATTGCCAAATTGAAATGTACAGAATAGTGATGTTatcattcataactttttttactcattgtccaatttctttcaagcTTTCACTTTTGAATACtctaattttcttttcctttggACATTCCTCCAAGACCCCTAGGGAGGTGTCTTGACTtaaagtccacccccaacaaaaagttgattttaatctaaagagaaaaatccaacaagcataacactgaaaatttcattaaaaatcatgacattttaaagtttcgcttaatttcacaaaacagttatatgcacatcctggttggtatgcaaatgagggagctgatgacatcactcactcaatatttttttattttattatatgaaatttgaacGTTATTATTTAAATACTCCACATTGTCCTGTGaatcaaagttttatttctccctgaacatatggaattaccattgtttaacattttatggttcaatgaagttggtccttattgtcaatatgtaaaaaaatgaaatattgtataattcaaacaataaagaacgaaagaactagtgagtgagggatatcatcgATTCTCcaatttgcatgtgactaaattgtgcaaacaagttttttgtgaaaaataagcaaaacttatttcataactttgtttattttttacatccgaatttcttgaaattttcagcattatgcttatttgattttctctattgattcgaatcaacttttttctgagGTTGACTTGACCTGTAAGGATAGAATATTgagccaaaattttgaattcTACTCAGTGAAAATCATTGTAAAATACTCAATATCAGCCAAGAGGCCTTTCAAAAGATTCACATGTTTTAAGTGTTatttgtagtacatgtatagcaGTAGTTCATGTAGGTGGGAAAATTCTTGCTCCTATTCAATtgcatggtacatgtatattaccagTGGTATTAACATTGAGAATGAAATAGGCATTTCCTGATAATAGACTCCTAAAAAACAAGCTTTGCTTATAACCAAATGCCATAACTGTAACTGTTTTTGTCGCAGGGCCTTTGTGAGAGTCAGACGCAGGATCTTATTGCAAGATTCTTTGATGTCTTTGAAGGTTTCACTATCAGCACAATGGGTGaggcattatttttattgtaaattcatAAGATTGTGTTATGATGAATAAGATGTTTATAAAGATTTGCGATTGACCCGATAACCACAACTATGAAAATccagcaacgccaacatctAAAACACATATTGgtccaaaatgttttctagataagGTGCGTGCTCTTACATTCATCATTGTTTTGACAATTCAATATGCTTTCTCTTACAGGGGACACTGCAAATTTCTTAAaggaaaaattgtgaaaattatgaaattatgaaaaattatggcaatgatggatttccatatagttgagattgatcaaatcaatcgcaACACTTTGTGAGACAAGCCCCAGGTTTCTAATTGTGATCAGGTATTTGACAAACTAGCCAGCTAAATATTTCATGGAAAAAGGCACCGATCAGTCTTCACTCATCTTGTCCTCGCCTTGCTGTATACTTTACATACTGGTATAAGAACTGGAACAAACTTCCTCTGACATGACTAAAATCTCTTTTTATATGTTACATTttaactaaataaatcaatgttCATAATTGTGACTGGATAAGAAACTGAATTCTGTTTTGTAAAGACATGTTGGATGCCATGATCAATACCGTGCATATTATCTTTACACCCCATAGGTCGTATCATCAAAGACAATGTTGTAGGAGCCACTCtgattatttcccttcttaTATGGATTCCTTGCAGCTGTTTAGTACACTATGTGGTGAgttactttttattcaaacattcaATATCACTTCCATGATTTATGGATATAATCATTTGGAGGGGTCTGTGTTGTAGTTCCTGACCAAGGTTTGATATTATactaaatgataatgatggtactCTCCACTTTTCAGTTGCTTTTCACTGTTTTAGGAATATCAAGATTTTTAAATCCCAAATTTTTTGTGGTATTTTCctttattaatttgattttttttttaatggagaaTTGATACAGACTGCTTGTTTAATcgtccatcttttttttttcacttttgcgCAAGTCAAGAATAATGTTAGTCAtctcttattcatatttttaatagtCGCATTTCAAAGATTGATATCGATAAAGACTATGAAGAAACAATCTTCATTTAttggaatacatgtatgtactttggATTCCCCCCCAGTAGGGTATGCGCTTTAAGCCAGGGTGGACGGTCAGTCGTGTTGAAAAGTGAAGATTAacatcatgtaggcctacataaccCAGCAGGTTGAGGGTATTCGCCGGGCTCAGATTGGGTTTATTAATCTTATTttgcattgaaacaaacaatGTACAAAAAGTTTGAGTCTTACACGAAAGTGTagatgatgaagttttattattcgcaacaaaatcatcaacattatgaatatatatttctctacTTAGGCAACAAACCATGTATATCTCCAAAAGTTGATTGctcaaataattacaaaaaaaataaaatgcctaCCAAGACATTAAAGAAAACCtagggcctgttgcataaaacttttgtcataaaataatacTGTCTCAAACAAAAGTTTGCCATTGAAaattaaggccaccgcacaccttaagactgttcgcgatccgatttttgAGCAAATTGCagtttgctcattttctgaaaatgtgaatggaacagtaagatattccaagtctcaatattagcatcaaattctactacattttattctgaaatggGATCGCAAACAGGTGGCCtttacacatttacatgtaaaaaacTCTAGCAAAAATTTTGCCAGAGATCTTCCCTCTGTTAGATAGTCTAGATCCCATTTTAAAATGGAGAGCTATGATCTTTACAGGATATCACTTCATTAATTTTCTTCAGAtgtaaattgtattatttttgttatactGTGCTTTTCCCATGAGGCGCAAAGAGCttacaattaattaattgaatGGAATTATATAATCTTTAAACTACAAACTACTGAAAAGATGGATTTTTCATGCTTTTCTGAAAATTGCTCATAATGGAGACTGAGTAGAGTGCAAGAGCCAAATCGTTCCAGTATTTTGAAGCAGACACAGCTAATCGCTCACTTATGTATGAGTAATGAACAAGTGAGACGAAGAGGGTCAACAGCCGACCGGAGTGCTCGAGTTGTCATATACAGGCAGGATCAGGCAGTTACACTGTACTTAAAAACTCTGGAGCCTTTTTTTTCAGTGCTTTATTGACAAACAAGATTAGACTAAGTTGAACATTCAAAGGAAGCCAGTGTAGTATAAAATTTAAGAGTGGTTGGGAAGGATTGATGATCTAGGGAAACCTGTGAAATTAATTGTGCTGCCACATTTTGTATTCGTCGAATTAAAAATTTATTAACTGATATGCTAATATCTGCAGTGACTACGTCATTCTTCTACTTTAATGgctggtacatacatgtaggtttataGTAAATTTGTTTTCCCAGCTTCATTCTCATGTGTAAAGACCACTCACAATATCTTTATTAACATCagtgataaagaaagaaaagcattATGTACAAATCTACCATAATAATCAACAAACTGATATTAGCAACATTTTAATCTGTTTCTGTTGCCTTCTGAAAACCATTTATCGCAGTACAAGCCTATGGTATAACAGATTTCATTTATAGTCAAAGGGATAAGCTATACACATTTCAAATTGCACTCTGTGTGTTAAATACAGTAAATGAATGCCAACATCGATACAAACAATACATGACATGACTTACTAATAACATTTGAAGTAGGCATACTTGAAGTTAAAATATTATTAGTACCACATTGAAGTGTATCTTTCCATTCTTTGGCTAATATTGTAGTACTAGTATTAGAACTGTCTTCCACATTCTCTTCCATTTCCTCTACAAGTAAATCTATAGTGAATTTTGTTTGCCCACCTTCATTCTTACTCCAACAGGTGTAAAGACCAATCATATCCTTAGTAACGTAACTGATTAGAAGTGCATTATGGGGAAGGATAGAAATTGCTTCTGGTAGGGTGTCTCTTACAGTGTTTAGTTGTTCCCCTTGAAATGTGACTGACCAGTAAATGTCATTTGATGTTATTATTGGGCAAGGTAACTCAACCATTTTGTCACCAAGGAATGAAAGAAGAGTTTGGTAGGGCTGAGAGCACAGCAGTGGTCGGCAGGTGAAGCTGTTCTTGGCAGCAAGATCAACCACTGAATAGTTGGCATAAGCTAAAGGTTTGTCACATTTTATGGGGGTGAGTGTGTGTTTCAGAGCGAAAATAGATTTGATGAGGTCACAATTACATGTCCAAGGATTATTTTCTAATTCAATTTGGATGCTTTTCAAAGTGAAGGTCAGTAAGCCGAGATCAAGCTTTGTAAGTTGGTTGCCTTGAAGGTAAAGATGAGTCAAGTATGTCTGatgccgtaatgagccaaattCAAAGAACAGTATAAGGTTATAACTTAAATCTAGAAACCAGAATTGATTATGCTTGTCAAATGAATCCATTAAGATCAATTTTAGTTTATTTTGAGACAGATAGAGACTGTATGCTTTGTTACTTCTTGGCAGACAGTATTTTGGGATGGTAGTAATGGCATTGTTTGACAAATCAAGAACGTTTACAGTGTTTATTAACACATTTTGACAGTGGTCCCCAAGGTTGATAGAAGAGAGATTTAAGAACCATAGATCTGAGAATTCCAAAATGGTTCCTACACTATTACTTGTGTTTCTCACAAAGTGCGCACGAAAAGCCAAATTTTCATTGAGTTCCAAGTAGAGTAAATTTGGAGTATCTTGAAATATGCTCAAGGATGTGTTTGAAAAGGGTGTAGAAGGAAACAATATGCCCTCTATATCCTGACCTTCTGAAAACAGGTGATTTGAAATGCGTGTTAAAGGATTTTCAcctaaatatataaatttcaaatcCAGAATGTCTGAGAAAAGACCAGAACGAAGGTATGTTATGCGATTCCTTTCCAGCTTCAATTGGAAAATTGTTCTTAAACCAATGAATGCTGTAGGATATATATCAGCTATGTCATTATCGTTCAAATCTAGAAATATCAGTGAGGATGCTGATGTGAAAGTGAAATTTGGTATGGAGACAATATGATTCTTATTCAGGTATAGTCCCACCAAATTGGGagaaattttgatgtttttgaaATCAGTCAAGTTGTTGTTGCATGCAAATATATTGGTTCCTGATAGCTCACTTGAATTTGAAGCTCCAAAGGCATTATTATTAACGTTTATATGAAGAGCTGAAGTAGAAACAACATCAGTGATTCTGTTGCCCTCTGCATTGATATAAACGAGTGTTCTGTCACCAAAGAGGTGATTCAagttaaaatgatataaaagaTTGTGACTGATATCAAGGCTTTGGAGGGATTGCAAGTTGCGTATATTAATCTCcatgaataaattaaatgacAAGTCCAAAGTTCTGAGATGGATTAGAGTCAAGAAGTCTGGAGAGTTGATGGTTCTGAGTCTGTTATGGCTTATATACAGCTTCTCAAGTGAATAAATGGAATGAAGGAATCTAAGAtcagaaattttatttttggccAGGTTTAATACAGCTAGTCTTGGTGAAGAGTCAAATGTTGAGTTTTCTATAGTGTGAATTATGTTTTCTGATAATTGGAGATTTACAAGTTCAGGAAAAGTTGGAAggtttgataatattgatattctGTTTTTATCGAGCGCGAGTTCACGAAGTTGAGGAAGGCAAATCAGGGTTTTGTTATCCAAAAATGTGATAGAGTTTGAAGACAGTTGCAGCCACTTTAGGTTTAGcaaatttccaaactttttcaTGTTCTTAATTCGATTAGAATTCAAATTAATGTATTGTAGGTGATGACTATCAATGCCAAAGTCAacatcttttattttattgaatgaaGCACATAGAAAATAAAGGTTAGGAAAGGATGAGATGGAAATTTTTTGCAGGTCATTCCTATCAACATTAAGAATTCTTAATTTTGTGTAATTCCCTCCttcaaataattcaaatcttgTCAGGCTGTTTTTTCGAAGGAGAAGACTTTGTGGTGTACTAAAGAAAGATTGTGATAATTGAATAATTTCATTGCCCTTTAAATTGATTGTATCTATGTTTGGAATGTTAGAAAAGGCAGGTCTTTGCACAACTCTTATATTGTTTTCTTCCAAAAATATGTGCCTGATGTACATCATATTACAGAAGGAAGAGATGTCTACAATGTTGTTGTGCCCGAGTTTGATTGTGTCTAGCAAAGGGACACTTAAGAATACATTGTCACTGATGCGTCTTATGTAGTTGAATTCAAGCGTAAGTATCTTCAGGCTTTTCATCGTTTGCAGTCTATCcaaatattcaatattgttgTAGTTAATGTTCAGATGTGATATGGCATTTGGATACGCCAACATCATTGTGTGAAGGTCATTGATagcatttccattcaaattcaaaattgataatttgaaTGGAATTTTTGGTAGACTTGTGAGTTTATTGTATGCCAGTTCAAGTTCTGTAAGGTGTGTTGTATTCTGAAGTGTTTGATGATGCCACTCTGTCAGAGAGTTCTGCATGACAGATATTTGTAGAATGATGGGTAACGAACCAAGATATGGAATGCTCTGAAGGAAGTTAGAGTGAAGTTCTATGAGCATAAGTTCTCCTGCATTATCAAAGACTTGCTTCTCGATGTAGTGTAGATGGTTATGGGACAGAAGAAGTTCCCTCAACCTGTTTTGGCATGAGAATGACCCTCTGTTTAGCGTGGAGATGAAGTTCCTGCGCAAGTTAAGTACACCAACATGACATGGGAGATCCTTTGGAACATCTTCTAGATAGCGGTCTGTACATGTCATTCTAAAATTCACACCCTGCTGCTCACAGTGACACGGATCCTGACATTGTGAATTACAGCCCCTTCCATAAACAGTGACTAGTAGTAGGAATATGAAGATATTCATTGTTGTTCTGAGAGAAGGAATTTCCAGATGGAAAAACATGTCAATGAAAGATTTGCATTTCATAGGGATCGTCTTCTTTCTCCTGTGGAAATGATTGAGTCAAGCACACAATTATCAACAAATGGTAATCCAACAGTCTTCACtttcttgaaatattgtattactCTTATTTTTCAATGAAGAGCACTGCTTATGGGTAAGACATGCGTACATCATATGCATTATCAAGAGAATACCAGTGAGAGAATACTGAGACTAATAATAGTGAATGTGACTTATATAGTGCCAGATCCACTCTGTAGAGAGCTGTAAGTGTATGAAGAAATTATAAGGTGAACAGA from the Lytechinus pictus isolate F3 Inbred chromosome 1, Lp3.0, whole genome shotgun sequence genome contains:
- the LOC135153890 gene encoding slit homolog 1 protein-like translates to MKCKSFIDMFFHLEIPSLRTTMNIFIFLLLVTVYGRGCNSQCQDPCHCEQQGVNFRMTCTDRYLEDVPKDLPCHVGVLNLRRNFISTLNRGSFSCQNRLRELLLSHNHLHYIEKQVFDNAGELMLIELHSNFLQSIPYLGSLPIILQISVMQNSLTEWHHQTLQNTTHLTELELAYNKLTSLPKIPFKLSILNLNGNAINDLHTMMLAYPNAISHLNINYNNIEYLDRLQTMKSLKILTLEFNYIRRISDNVFLSVPLLDTIKLGHNNIVDISSFCNMMYIRHIFLEENNIRVVQRPAFSNIPNIDTINLKGNEIIQLSQSFFSTPQSLLLRKNSLTRFELFEGGNYTKLRILNVDRNDLQKISISSFPNLYFLCASFNKIKDVDFGIDSHHLQYINLNSNRIKNMKKFGNLLNLKWLQLSSNSITFLDNKTLICLPQLRELALDKNRISILSNLPTFPELVNLQLSENIIHTIENSTFDSSPRLAVLNLAKNKISDLRFLHSIYSLEKLYISHNRLRTINSPDFLTLIHLRTLDLSFNLFMEINIRNLQSLQSLDISHNLLYHFNLNHLFGDRTLVYINAEGNRITDVVSTSALHINVNNNAFGASNSSELSGTNIFACNNNLTDFKNIKISPNLVGLYLNKNHIVSIPNFTFTSASSLIFLDLNDNDIADIYPTAFIGLRTIFQLKLERNRITYLRSGLFSDILDLKFIYLGENPLTRISNHLFSEGQDIEGILFPSTPFSNTSLSIFQDTPNLLYLELNENLAFRAHFVRNTSNSVGTILEFSDLWFLNLSSINLGDHCQNVLINTVNVLDLSNNAITTIPKYCLPRSNKAYSLYLSQNKLKLILMDSFDKHNQFWFLDLSYNLILFFEFGSLRHQTYLTHLYLQGNQLTKLDLGLLTFTLKSIQIELENNPWTCNCDLIKSIFALKHTLTPIKCDKPLAYANYSVVDLAAKNSFTCRPLLCSQPYQTLLSFLGDKMVELPCPIITSNDIYWSVTFQGEQLNTVRDTLPEAISILPHNALLISYVTKDMIGLYTCWSKNEGGQTKFTIDLLVEEMEENVEDSSNTSTTILAKEWKDTLQCGTNNILTSSMPTSNVISKSCHVLFVSMLAFIYCI